The Lonchura striata isolate bLonStr1 chromosome 7, bLonStr1.mat, whole genome shotgun sequence genome window below encodes:
- the LOC110477787 gene encoding microsomal triglyceride transfer protein: MDPQAVWGCFCLLCFSLLRAAKGNLLLSFQPRRLYQYRYTLDVQLKHTSTPSPWGARMQAEALIHLHRLWSDRGGQELLQVQIHDLKAQRQPEEEKSQDSTRGSPVEIALSPEAQAELQQPVLISWISGKVKAFYGNKAENILISNLKRGIISLFQLQPHASTTVEEDASGSCQVTYTVSNHSITKTKDLLSCSKPKSGFTSVNKMFGVKWQPSSRSQFVVKDSLLQSVLAEESHLVAPALRSYSSIKITSRQQLQLVSPAMPGPAEVSGQSLKDVLAGMGAEPQPLGMASLPFRRVCTHCPSLRAFLKASDRKRVRTDTSKVATAWQFQRFIQMLRSAKKRDVLELLRRAPEETRPFLVEAAVAAQSVASLAALSDFLDFSKEPKSLLEKFLYAAAFSPRPSEELLHLVLDKLDGKHLAPEIWETGIVAVGSLVGKLCQQKLCGLQVVERGVEMLLRGLRGAEEEPEVVIYLLALGNARLPETIPTLLELAEDGPTAITSAATSALQRFPAPHISSEVKRVMRRIFHQNRKSYDKTCRLAAAEILLDSHPLPMDVINILLATSEMETEMATFLLLKVQNSLRDHHHLARKIMKDIMGDPRINNYNFFSKVGISSSFSGPLTVTQDLTSTFGLDLLFLEGGFLRKSISDFSLLSHGQRLRAAQVTFEVQGMESMMGENLSEGEEELMAGMSATFLDVQLRPIIFFQGYTDLMAKVLLSSGEPTSVVRGNLLLMDHHQVIPLQSGLQVTVRLQGGLGLDISADMDVSIWDQELKTSISARGSLAMDFQAELDSPFLQATLRSQTEVETSIHFDTKLRFSSSPVLMCLQLREEQVPYREVLTVSQAAGSQSSTAQKGRRGTVHGREFTLHQTNSKVCNLLLTAEKE, encoded by the exons ATGGATCCACAGGCGGTCTGGGGATGCTTTtgtctgctttgcttttccctcCTGAGAGCAGCAAAAG ggaatttgctGCTTTCTTTCCAGCCCAGGAGGCTGTACCAATACCGGTACACCCTGGATGTCCAGCTGAAGCACACATCCACACCATCCCCATGGGGAGCCCGGATGCAGGCCGAGGCATTGATCCATCTGCACCGGCTCTGGAGCGACCGAGgcgggcaggagctgctccaggtgcaG ATCCATGACCTGAAGGCCCAACGCCAGCCAGAAGAAGAGAAGAGCCAGGACAGCACCAGAGGTTCCCCTGTAGAGATTGCACTGAGCCCagaggcacaggcagagctccagcagccagTGCTCATCTCCTGGATCAGTGGGAAG GTCAAAGCTTTCTATGGGAATAAAGCGGAAAACATCCTGATCTCCAACCTGAAACGAGGCATCATCAGTCTGTTCCAGCTTCAGCCCCATGCCAGCACCACAGTGGAG GAAGATGCCTCTGGAAGCTGCCAAGTCACCTACACCGTGTCCAACCATTCCATCACCAAGACCAAAGATCTCCTCAGCTGCTCAAAGCCAAAGTCTGGATTCACCTCCGTAAACAAA ATGTTTGGAGTTAAGTGGCAGCCCTCCAGCAGAAGCCAGTTTGTGGTGAAAGACAGCCTACTCCAGTCAGTCCTGGCAGAGGAAAGCCACCTGGTGGCTCCAGCCCTGAGATCCTACTCCAGCATCAAAATCACTTCAAG gcagcagctccagctggtgTCTCCTGCAATGCCTGGGCCGGCAGAGGTGTCTGGACAAAGCCTTAAGGATGTGCTGGCTGGCATGggggcagagccccagcccctgggcaTGGCCAGCCTGCCCTTCAGGAGGGTCTGCACCCACTGCCCATCG CTGAGAGCCTTCCTGAAGGCTTCTGACAGGAAGAGAGTCAGAACAGACACCTCGAAGGTGGCGACAGCCTGGCAGTTCCAGAGGTTCATCCAGATGCTGCGCAGCGCCAAgaagagggatgtcctggagctgctgaggagagCGCCCGAGGAGACACG ccccttcctcGTGGAGGCAGCGGTGGCTGCGCAGTCAGTGGCTTCCTTGGCAGCGCTCTCAGACTTCCTGGATTTCAGCAAGGAGCCCAAGTCCCTCCTGGAGAAGTTTCTCTATGCAGCAGCTTTCTCTCCCCGGCCCTCAGAAGAGCTTCTCCACCTCGTCCTA GACAAGCTGGATGGGAAGCATCTGGCACCTGAGATCTGGGAGACAGGAATAGTTGCTGTGGGCTCTCTGGTAGGCAAGCTGTGCCAGCAGAAGCTCTGTGGGCTGCAG GTGGTGGAGCGTGGGGTGGAAATGCTCCTCAGGGGGCTCAGAGGTGCTGAGGAGGAGCCCGAGGTGGTCATTTACCTGCTGGCTCTGGGGAATGCAAGGCTCCCTGAGACCATCCCCACCCTCCTGGAGCTCGCCGAGGACGGTCCCACGGCCATCACCAGTGCAGCCACCTCTGCCCTGCAGCGATTCCCCGCTCCCCACATCTCCAGCGAG GTGAAGCGTGTGATGAGGAGGATTTTCCACCAGAATAGGAAGAGTTATGACAAAACCTGTCgcctggctgctgcagaaatCCTCCTGGATAGCCACCCCTTGCCCATGGATGTCATCAACATCCTGCTGGCCACCAGCGAGATGGAGACTGAGATGGCCACGTTCCTGCTGCTGAAGGTCCAGAACAGCCTGCGTGACCACCACCACCTGGCAAG GAAGATAATGAAAGACATCATGGGAGACCCACGGATAAATAACTACAACTTCTTCTCTAAAGTTGGCATCTCCTCTTCTTTCTCGGGACCTCTGACAG TCACCCAGGACCTGACTTCCACTTTTGGGCTGGACCTGCTGTTTTTGGAGGGTGGATTCCTGAGGAAGAGCATCTCCGACTTCTCCCTGctcagccacggccagcggCTCCGTGCAGCTCAG GTCACCTTTGAAGTGCAAGGGATGGAGTCGATGATGGGAGAAAACCTCTCagaaggggaagaggagctCATGGCTGGGATGTCGGCCACCTTCTTGGACGTCCAGTTGCGGCCAATCATCTTCTTCCAGGGGTACACAGACCTCATGGCCAAGGTCCTGCTGAGCAGTGGAGAGCCCACCAGTGTGGTCAGAGGGAACCTCCTGCTGATGGACCACCACCAG GTCATTCCTCTGCAGTCTGGCCTCCAAGTGACCGTCAGACTCCAgggtgggctggggctggacaTTTCAGCTGACATGGACGTGAGCATTTGGGATCAGGAACTGAAAACCAGCATCAGTGCGAG GGGAAGCCTTGCCATGGATTTCCAGGCAGAACTGGATTCCCCTTTCCTCCAAGCCACCCTGAGGAGCCAGACAGAGGTGGAGACCTCGATCCACTTTGACACCAAGCTGAGGTTTTccagcagccctgtgctcaTGTGCCTGCAGCTGAGAGAGGAACAGGTCCCATACAG AGAAGTCCTCACAGTTTCCCAGGCTGCCGGGAGCCAGAGCAGCACCGCTCAGAAAGGCCGGCGTGGCACTGTGCACGGGAGGGAATTTACCTTGCACCAAACCAATTCCAAGGTCTGCAACCTTCTGCTGACTGCAGAAAAAGAATAA